The genomic window TCGGGGGCGGTGCTCGCCGCCTCGTTCACCGGCACATACCAGTAGAAGCGACCGTCGACGCCCTTCACGACCTGACCGGCGTACGCGCGGCCCGACGTCGCCCAGTCGAACACGGTCTCCGGCCGCATGAGCGCCGGGTGATGCTCCCACTCGCCGCTGTCGACGTCGCCCGTCGAGAACGCCTGCCACTCGTTCATGATGAAGTCGTTGGTGGTGGTGCCGGCCTGGTCGCGGCCCGCGTGGATGTACAGCGTGTCGCCGTCGGCGAGCAGGCTCGGGTCGGCGGAGTACACCGAGCCGTCGCCGATGATCGGGTTCTCCGTCGCCGCCACCGCCGGTGACAGCGGCGAGAGCGTCACGATCAGCGCTCCCACGGCGACGGCCGCCAGCGTGGCGGCCGCCCTCTTCGATCTCAAGACCACGTCGTCCTCATTTCTCGGGGCATCGCCGCGCGCGGCGATGCGGTGCGTGCTGCGGGCGAGGAGCGGATGCCTCTCGCCGATCTTCGTCGTACGGAGGTGCCGCCGCCCGGGTCGGCGCGGCGGAGGTTCCTCGGGTGGGGCTCATGCCGACGCCCGACGTCGGCGCGGCACCGTCACGACGATCGCGGTCGCCGCGCCCGCGATCAGCCCTGTGGCCGCCGCGCCGAGGAGCAGCGGGGATGCGATCGCGGACGCCGGAGCGTCCGCGATCGCGCCGGCCGCGGCATCCGCCGCCTCCGCCGGCACCGAGGTGTCGCCCGCGCTGCTGAGCGACGTCGAGATCTCCGCCCCGTCCATCGCGGCCGTGAGTTCGAGGGCGCCCGCCTCGACCGAGACCGGCAGGGCCACGAGCGTGGTCCCGGTGCCGTCGTCGCCGACGGTGACGGTGCCCACGACGGTCTCCGGTGCGGCGAGCGCGATCTCCCAGACCGTCCCCGGCTCGGCGCCGACGATCGTCACGGGGATCGGGTCGCCCACGGCGGCCTGCCGCACCCCGACGTGCAGGGTCGGCTGGGCAGCGGCATCCGCTGCTCGTGCGATCGACGGCGCGGATGCCGGCGACTGCGCGTGCGCCGTGGATGCGGCGGCCGGCGCGATGACGAGCGCAGCGGCGAGCGCCGCCGAGGCCATCAGCGCCGAACGCCGCGCGATGCGGGCCCTGGTCATGTCAGCTCCTCTTCATCGGAGACGGGATGCGGGGGCGCCGGCACGCGGCCGGTGCCCCCACGGATCAGCAGGTGAACGCGTCGTGGGCGACGGCCCACTCCTCGGTCACGGTCTCGCCGTCGACGTCTCCGCTCACGGTGACCTCGAAGGCGCCCGCCGGCACGACCTTCACGCGGGTGGAGAAGGCCTGCGAGACCTTCGCCCCGGCCGGGATCGTCGCGAACGTCTTCGACCCGTAGGCCGACTCCAGTCCGACGCGCACCGGCTCGTCGCCGTCGTTGGCCACCGTGGCGACCAGCGTCGACTTGCCGGCGATGCAGCGGTTCGCGATCGTCACCTCGACATCGAACGAGTCGGGAGCGCCGGCGACCTCGAACACCTGCCACTCCTTGATGCCGACGCTGCCCTGGCCCTCGACGGTGCCCTGCGGCTCGAGCTGAAGGCGCAGGCCGGACGTGGTCACGGGCTCGAAGGCGACGATGTTGAACTCGTCGAGCTCGACGCCGTACTCGGAAGTGGCGACGACGTCGACCCATTCGCCGGTCTCGTCGCGGTACTGGGCCGTCCAGTCGTGCGGCACCGCGATGCCCACACCGCCGGCGTCGAGGTTGTGGATGAAGTACGCGCCGAGCTCGTCGATCGTCACCGGCTCGGTCCAGTCGTACTGGACCCACTGATCGGTGACCTGCGGCCAAGCGCCCCAGACGTTGACGTTGTCGTTCGGGTTGACGTCTCCCGACGAGGTCGGGGCGACGTCGTCGTTGAGTCCGTCGACGGAGTTCCATCCGGCGGTCACCGACGCGGTCGGCGTCGCGAGGAGGGCGACGTTGCGACGGTGCTCGCCGTTCGACGCGGGCACCTCGACGCTCTCGACGGCGGACACGTTGCCCGCGTCGTCGGTCGCGCGGAGGTGGACCGTGGTCTCCTCGAGCCCGACGAGGATGGTGCCGCTGTACGCGGTCCACTCCTCGGCGTCGTCGACCCGGTATTCGAGGCCGTCCACCCCCGACCCTGCGTCGGCGGCGGTCGCCTTGACCGTGCGCGCGACGGGGTCGGACACCGGCGCGAGCGTCGGAGCGGTGGCATCGATCTTGAACGCCGTCTCGACCACGGGGGACACGTTGCCCGCGTCATCCGTCGCCCGCGCCCGCACCGTGTGCGCGCCGTCGGCCGTCACGGCGACCGCGGCGGTGTACGCCGTCCACGCGCCTCCGTCGACCGAGAGCTCGATCGACGGCGACGTGTCGCGGTTGTCGGTCGCCGTGGCGCTGACCTGCACGGCTGCCGTGTGCCAGCCGCTCGCCGGGGCCGCCGGGGCGAACGAGAGGTTCGCGACCGGTGCGGTCGTGTCCGGTCCTCCCCCGCCCCCCTCGCCGACCGTGACGGTCGCCGTCGCGGCCTTGGTGCCCGCGATCGCGCTCTGCACGGTGCCGGCGACGGTGAACTCGCCGTCGGTGGCGTAGTCCGCGGCATCCACCGCCTCCCACTCCACCGGCAGGTCCTCACGCGAGCCGTCGTTGTAGAGCACGCCGACCGTGTCGGGCAGCTGAGGGGCGACACCCGTCGGGGTCTTCGCCCCGACCGCGTCGACCGAGTTGATCTGGCCGGGTGCCGTGGCACGCACCCACACCGATGCCCGAGCCGGCACGGGAGAGCCCGCGACGATGCCCACGACGTCGAAGGTGCCTTCCGTGGCCACCTGCTCCCCGTCGATCGGGCCCCACGCGACGAGCTCGGACGAGCGGCTGCCGTCCGCGAAGATCGCGTCGACCCGCTCAGGCAGCGTCGGGACGACCCCGACTCCGGTCCGCAAGTCGATGGGCTCGATGCCGGTCGGAGCCTCGGCGAACACGCGCCACTCGCTCACGGCCACGCCGGCGTACGGCTCGGCGCCCGTGCCGGGGCCCGCCGCGCTGAGCACGAGGCGCAGACGCGTCGTGGTCACCGGGTCGAACGACGTGACGTTCGTCGCGTCGCGCGCGACGCCGTACTGGTCGGCGCCGGTCACGTCGACCCACGTCGTGCCGTTCCAGTACTGCGCCTTCCACGACGTGGGGATGTTCACGCCCGCGCCGGAGGTGGCGCTGGTCTGGTCGGCCCAGAACGCGACCTCGGTGCTGTCCACCCGCACGGGCGTCGGCCACTGGTACTGGATCCACCGGGTCGCCGGACGCGAGCCCGACCACGTTCCCCACAGGTCGGTCTGCTGACCGCCCGAGTGCAGCACGCGACCGTCGTTGACGGCGTTGACGTTGTTCCAGCCGGCCGTGTACTCGGCGGTGGGCGTGGCCCCCGAGGCGACGTTGGTGCCCTGGGTCGCGACCGAGCCGGAGACCGTGACGTCCTTCGAGCTGGTGAGCTCGCCGTCGGTCGAGGTCAGGCGCAGCACGTACTGCCCCGCAGCCGTGAACCGGGCGACGGTCGACGGCGACGTCGGGGCGTCGAACAGCGCCAGCCCGCCGGCCGGTGCCGACACGACGCTCCACTCCGACGCGAGGGTTCCGGCGGGGAGGCCGTCGTCCTTGGCCGTGCCGACGAGGTCGGCCTGGCCGGGGATCGCGACACCGGGCTTCAGCCACGCGTCGACCTGCGGCGCCTGGTTCGTGCTCGCCGGCGCCTCGACGCCCGTGCGGAAGACCTGCACCTCCTTGACGCCGGTCTTGAACCCGGCGGCGTGGGTCACCGTGAGCCGCACGGCGTCGCCGGTGACCTCGGGGAACTGGATGTGGTTGAGGTTGCCGCGCGGGTACACCGGCGTCCGTGCCTGCGAGGGCACCGGATGCCACTGCCCGCCCGAGCGGTACTCGACGGCGTACATCGACGGCTCGGCATAGCCGGCCACGGTCGCCGACGACGACGTCTTGTAGAAGAACGCCCGCACGTCGTCGAAGGTCTGCTCGCCGCCGAGGTCGATCGTGAGCGAGTCCTTGGCGTTCGGCGATCCCGCGGTCCCCCAGAAGGGCTCGTTGATCGTGTTGCCGTTGACGGCGGCCGCGGGGGCGCGGCCGCTCGCCGAGTGCGTGGCCGTCACGGCCTTGCCCGCGGCGAGGTTCGCGCTGCCGGTGCTCTGGTCCGCGACATCCGCCCCCGCCTTGGCGAACAGGTCGACGACCGGCGCGTCGTTGCCGAAGCGCACGTCCTGCGGCGCCTGCACCGATGCGGTCGTGGCGGTGGTGACGGTCAGGCTGTCCTCGGTCTCCACCTCGCCCGTCGCGGGGTCGTAGACGACCTTGCCGAGGCCGTCGACCGTGAACGCCAGCTCACCGTCGAGGAAGACCGAGTAGCCCTCGGGCACATCGTCGCCGTAGTGGCGCTCGCCGCCCGGCTCATCCCATGTGACCGTCAGGTCCTTGTCGCGGTAGCGGATGTTGTTCGCGGTGAAGTGGTCCCAGTCGATGTCGATCGGGTCGAGCTCGATCTTCGCATCGCTGCGCGGGCGCAGGCCCATCGCGTCCTCGATCATGGTGAAGTTCGTCGCCCCGAGGATCGTGTGGTGGATCCACGACCGGTAGCCGATCCGCTGCGGGTCGGCCGAGCCGTCCGACCAGAACTCGTTCTGGTCGGGCAGGCGGTTGTCGCCGCCGTTCTGGTAGTGCGCCCACGCGTTCCAATAGAGGAGCTTCTTGTACCATTCCTCGTCGATCGCGTCGGTCGGGTAGTCGCGCAGCACGCTCGAGAGCATGCGGAACGTCACCGTCGAGTTGATGATCGAGAAGTTGTTGCTGCCTGGGTCGCCCTCGGCCGCGGCCTCGGCCTTGTCGGCCTGGTTCGCGGTGTAGAAGGGGAAGATCGGGTACTCCTTGTCGTCGGCCCAGAGGCGCAGCGCGTCGACGTAGTCGTCGTCGTAGTCCGCGTCGCCCGGCTTCGGCATCAGGCCGACCGTGTACGGGTAGTAGTTGTTGATCTCCTTCCACGGCACGTGCTCGCCGTTGTCGGCCATCGCGTGCTCGAGGAGGTTGTCGTCGGCGTTCCAGAGCACATCGACGACCTGCTCCTTGATGTTCTGCGCGAACGCATCCATCTCGTCGGCCTTCGCCTCGTTGCCCGCCACGCGGTACGCCTCCGCGGACGCCTTCGCGTTGGAGTAGAGGTAGGCGTTCTCGGCCCGGTCCATGTTGCCCGCGCGCCAGTCGAACGACACCGCGTCGGCGTCGTTGCCGGTCATCGCGCCCCAGCTGTACTCGATGAGGCCGTTGTCGTTGAAGTCGTACGCGTCGACGAGGCCCTCGACGTCGAACTCGGCGTACTCGGCGAGGTTCTCGGCGATCGCCGTCGGTCCGCCGTGCAGCTGGTACGACCGCCACGCGGCCTCCGAGATGTACTGCGTATAGCTGTTCGACCAGTTCGCCGGATCGCCGGGGTTGTCGGTGAACTTGTAGCTCTTCGACGTCTCGCCCGCCGACACCCACGGGCCGTACGAGTAGATCGGGTCACGGAAGTACTTGAGGTCGTCGATGAACATGCCGGTCGTCAGGACGATGGCGTTGTTGTAGCCGAGCACGCCCTCCATCGACGTCGGGAACTGGTAGTCGTTGCCCGGGATGTCGGCGTCGAGGTAGTTGAAACGCATGAGCCACCAGCGGTAGAACAGCGTCTTGTCGATGTTGTCCTCGGGGGTGTCGAGGTAGGGCACGTTGTCGGCCCACCACTGGTTGTACGCGGCGACGTGGGTCGCGTACGCCGCGCCGGGGGTGGCCGCACGGTACGCGTCGTACTCGGTGCGGGATGCCGGGATCTCGGTGGTGACGAGACCGAGCTGCACCTTGGCCGTGACGCTGCCGCCGGCGGGCACGCTGACCGTGCGCGCGAGGGATCCGGCGTCGGGGGTGAAGCCGTCGCCGGAGAAGCGCGGGAACAGGGTGGTGAGGTTGTTGAGCGCCGAGACGGTGCCGGTGAGCTCGGTGCCGGCGACGGTCGTCGCATAGGGCGAGGCGGCGCGCAGCGTCACGGTCTGCGCCGCCCCGGTCGCCTTGACCTCGAGGTTCGTCACGAGCACGTTGGCGTCGGTGATGAACTTCGTCTGCACGATCTCGAGGCCGCTCGCGGCGTTGCGGTGGACGCTCCGCCAGTAGCTCGGCGTCTGCTTGCGCTGCGCGGTGTCCTCGGTGAGGGCGACGGTGGAGCCGCCGACCTGGGCCGTGATCGTGTACCCGCCGCGGTTGTCGATCGACTCCCAGTAGGCGAGCTGGCCCTGGAAGCCGAGGGTGCCGGGCGTGTGGGTCTTCATGAACGCGGCCCGGCCGCGCGAGAAGAGCCACTGGTTGGTGTCGTCGAAGCTTCCGGCGGTGCCCGTGCGTGCGAGCATCCCGTCGATCCAGAAGTCCTTCGCAGGGCTCACGCCGGCGCCGCCCGCGATGTCGGCGTCGTAGATCTTCTGCAGCTGGTTTCCCGGCGTGTACGTCACGCCGGTGCTCGGCACCGGTGTCGCACTGCCGGTGAACGTCGGGTAGCCGATGTCGGCGTTGTCGGCATACGCCGGGGTCGTCACGAGCAGCGAGCTGCCGATGACGGCGGCAGCTCCCACGGCTGCCACGGTCGCCCGTGTTCGGGTTCGGGTGTTGGTCCAGTCCACGTCGCCTGTCCTCTCACGCACCGCTCGTCCGCGAGCGATGTCACACGTGAGGTGGACGTTATCGGTAACAGCGACGGGACCGCAACCGTTTTCGAAGTTTTCGAAACCGCTCGCCCCTCCACCGGTTCTGCACCGGCGGCATCGTGGCCGGGAGCGCTACTCCGGAACGGTGCAGGTGGTCTGGGCAGCCGTCTGGCCAGCGATGTCGGACGGAAGGTCCACGCGGGTCTCCGGAGTCGTCGCTGCGGGCGTCTCGTCGGCCGAGCCGCCCTCCGCCGAGGCATCCGGGGTCGGCGACGGCGTGGCCGTCGGCTGGGCAGCCTCGCCGGTGACCTCGACCCCGAAGCCCTGGCTCGCCTCGCCCGTGAGCGTGATCGGCTGGTTCTCGCGGAGAGCGGTGAACAGGACGTCCGCGGCCTGAGTCACCGGAAGCAGCAATTCGCCTTCGTAGCTCGACTCGTAATACGTGGGGTACTGCACGAACACGATGTCCTCGTACGGCACGTCCTTCACGGCCATCGCGATCTGGACCATCAGCGTCGGATTGGCGAGGGACTGGCTCAGCACGAGCTGCTCCTGCTGCACCTGGCTGACCGCCGTCGTCGCCAGTTTGAGCAGAACGCTCGGGTTGGCGAGCACGGCGTCGGACTGGAGCGTGCGCACCAAGGACGACATGAACTGCTGCTGGTTGGAGATGCGCCCCAGGTCGGACCCGTCGCCGATGCCATGGCGGACGCGCAGGAACTGGAGCGCCTGCACGCCCTGGAGAGTGTGGGTGCCCGCGGTCAGGGAGAGCCCGGTGTGCTCATCCTTGATATCGCCGGCGACGCAGACCTCGACGCCGCCGATGGCGTCGGACATGTTGATGACGCCGGTCCAGCGGATCGCGGCCGCGAAATCGATCTTGTCGCCGATGAGCGCCTCGACGGTCCTCGCCGTGCACGCCAGCCCGCCGTACGAGTACGACGCGTTGATCTTCTGCGCGCTCATGGCCGAGTACTCGCCCCCGTCGGGGTTCGGGCACGCGGGGATCGGCACGATCATGTCGCGGGGGAAGGACACCACCGTGACGCGGCGCGGCTCGTCCGAGATGTGCACGAGCATCGTGACGTCGTTGCGCTCCCCCTCGGTGTCGCCGTTCTGGCACGCCGACGAGAGCGCCGCGTTCTGCCCGTCGCACGAATCCGTGCCCACCATGAGGAGGTTGACCCCGCCCTCGATCGCCCCCAGTGACGGCGGGATCTCCTCGTCCTCGTCGAGGACGACCGCGTTCGCGTTGAGCGAGTTCGCGGCGTCCCACACGCTGAAGACGGTCAGGCCCGCCGCGCTGACGCCGACGACGGCGACCGCGACCGCGAACATCGCGAGCAGGGCCATGATCGGATGCCGATCGCGCCGCGCCGCGTGGCGCGCGAGTGGTGCCTGCCCCCCTGCCCGGGGGCTCGTGCCGGCCGCCATCAGCCGTCGGCCCTCACGTTTCCGGCCGAGCAGGTGCGATCGGCCGCCGACGTCCCCGGGATCGAGTCGGGGAGCTCCACCGCTTCCTCGGTCGGAGCAGGCGTCTCGGTCGACCCCGGCGTCGGCGTCGCGACGGGGGTGGAGGTCGCGGCAGGGTCCGGCTCAGCTGTGATCACGCCGCCGCCCAGGTTGGCGTCGTTGGTCACCTGGATCG from Microbacterium sulfonylureivorans includes these protein-coding regions:
- a CDS encoding LCP family protein, which produces MALLAMFAVAVAVVGVSAAGLTVFSVWDAANSLNANAVVLDEDEEIPPSLGAIEGGVNLLMVGTDSCDGQNAALSSACQNGDTEGERNDVTMLVHISDEPRRVTVVSFPRDMIVPIPACPNPDGGEYSAMSAQKINASYSYGGLACTARTVEALIGDKIDFAAAIRWTGVINMSDAIGGVEVCVAGDIKDEHTGLSLTAGTHTLQGVQALQFLRVRHGIGDGSDLGRISNQQQFMSSLVRTLQSDAVLANPSVLLKLATTAVSQVQQEQLVLSQSLANPTLMVQIAMAVKDVPYEDIVFVQYPTYYESSYEGELLLPVTQAADVLFTALRENQPITLTGEASQGFGVEVTGEAAQPTATPSPTPDASAEGGSADETPAATTPETRVDLPSDIAGQTAAQTTCTVPE
- a CDS encoding OmpL47-type beta-barrel domain-containing protein produces the protein MAAVGAAAVIGSSLLVTTPAYADNADIGYPTFTGSATPVPSTGVTYTPGNQLQKIYDADIAGGAGVSPAKDFWIDGMLARTGTAGSFDDTNQWLFSRGRAAFMKTHTPGTLGFQGQLAYWESIDNRGGYTITAQVGGSTVALTEDTAQRKQTPSYWRSVHRNAASGLEIVQTKFITDANVLVTNLEVKATGAAQTVTLRAASPYATTVAGTELTGTVSALNNLTTLFPRFSGDGFTPDAGSLARTVSVPAGGSVTAKVQLGLVTTEIPASRTEYDAYRAATPGAAYATHVAAYNQWWADNVPYLDTPEDNIDKTLFYRWWLMRFNYLDADIPGNDYQFPTSMEGVLGYNNAIVLTTGMFIDDLKYFRDPIYSYGPWVSAGETSKSYKFTDNPGDPANWSNSYTQYISEAAWRSYQLHGGPTAIAENLAEYAEFDVEGLVDAYDFNDNGLIEYSWGAMTGNDADAVSFDWRAGNMDRAENAYLYSNAKASAEAYRVAGNEAKADEMDAFAQNIKEQVVDVLWNADDNLLEHAMADNGEHVPWKEINNYYPYTVGLMPKPGDADYDDDYVDALRLWADDKEYPIFPFYTANQADKAEAAAEGDPGSNNFSIINSTVTFRMLSSVLRDYPTDAIDEEWYKKLLYWNAWAHYQNGGDNRLPDQNEFWSDGSADPQRIGYRSWIHHTILGATNFTMIEDAMGLRPRSDAKIELDPIDIDWDHFTANNIRYRDKDLTVTWDEPGGERHYGDDVPEGYSVFLDGELAFTVDGLGKVVYDPATGEVETEDSLTVTTATTASVQAPQDVRFGNDAPVVDLFAKAGADVADQSTGSANLAAGKAVTATHSASGRAPAAAVNGNTINEPFWGTAGSPNAKDSLTIDLGGEQTFDDVRAFFYKTSSSATVAGYAEPSMYAVEYRSGGQWHPVPSQARTPVYPRGNLNHIQFPEVTGDAVRLTVTHAAGFKTGVKEVQVFRTGVEAPASTNQAPQVDAWLKPGVAIPGQADLVGTAKDDGLPAGTLASEWSVVSAPAGGLALFDAPTSPSTVARFTAAGQYVLRLTSTDGELTSSKDVTVSGSVATQGTNVASGATPTAEYTAGWNNVNAVNDGRVLHSGGQQTDLWGTWSGSRPATRWIQYQWPTPVRVDSTEVAFWADQTSATSGAGVNIPTSWKAQYWNGTTWVDVTGADQYGVARDATNVTSFDPVTTTRLRLVLSAAGPGTGAEPYAGVAVSEWRVFAEAPTGIEPIDLRTGVGVVPTLPERVDAIFADGSRSSELVAWGPIDGEQVATEGTFDVVGIVAGSPVPARASVWVRATAPGQINSVDAVGAKTPTGVAPQLPDTVGVLYNDGSREDLPVEWEAVDAADYATDGEFTVAGTVQSAIAGTKAATATVTVGEGGGGGPDTTAPVANLSFAPAAPASGWHTAAVQVSATATDNRDTSPSIELSVDGGAWTAYTAAVAVTADGAHTVRARATDDAGNVSPVVETAFKIDATAPTLAPVSDPVARTVKATAADAGSGVDGLEYRVDDAEEWTAYSGTILVGLEETTVHLRATDDAGNVSAVESVEVPASNGEHRRNVALLATPTASVTAGWNSVDGLNDDVAPTSSGDVNPNDNVNVWGAWPQVTDQWVQYDWTEPVTIDELGAYFIHNLDAGGVGIAVPHDWTAQYRDETGEWVDVVATSEYGVELDEFNIVAFEPVTTSGLRLQLEPQGTVEGQGSVGIKEWQVFEVAGAPDSFDVEVTIANRCIAGKSTLVATVANDGDEPVRVGLESAYGSKTFATIPAGAKVSQAFSTRVKVVPAGAFEVTVSGDVDGETVTEEWAVAHDAFTC